The genomic segment TTTTCGATTATTTTTCCGGATGACATAAAAGTTCCGAAAACCGAAAAGGAATTAGACGAAGATACGAAAAACAACTCCGATTCAAATCCTGAAAAATAACAGTTCTTCTCTAATGACAAAAAGTGCACCCATTATGGATGCACTTTTTGCTATTTTATTGAGAAAATCACCATTTTTTTATCATCATCAATCCGCACTTTAACGTCCATCCCAAGTTTGTCGTGGAAAAGCTCGGTGACATCTAAGTAGTCATCGTAGCTACCAATGTCGCTTTTTTCGTAGCCTTGTAGAATGGTTGGTTTAATGCGAACGATGTAATCATCTGTTGAGGTTTCTTGGGGGTTATACGAATAGATTTTCTGGCCAGTTTTATCAAAAAAGTCGTAAGTTGCGTAAGATTCGTCATTTGTAATGTAGACATCTTTTTGCGTCACATAGGCGTTATCCGCAACACTGTAATCAATTAGACCGGAATAATACTTGTTTGTGGATGGCTCATTTATTTCATATTGTTTATACGCAAGACGGAATAAATAATCAATATTATAATAACTATTCACCCGAAAATAAAAATGCTTATCGTCCGATTTCTTATCCACACCAATATCTGTAGCGCTAATCGGGAAGACTTCGTATAGTTTGCCATCTATTTCATAGGCAACATCATATTTATCAAATACTTCTTGGCGCTGGAAAAAGCCAAACATAATCGCCAAAATTACTACTATCCCTACTAGAATAGCTACAATTAAAGCCGGCAGCCACTTCTTTTTTGTTTTTAATTGTTGCATTATTTTCATCCTTTGTTATGAATTACGTTACTTATCCTATATTGTACCAGTTTCCATTGTATTATACATTATTTTTTGCAATAGAGCCTGTTTTAACTAAAAAAGACTACTTCGCGCTAAGCAAAATAGTCTTTTAATATATTTAAAATTAGTGTCGCGCACCTCACATCGACATGCAATCACCTGCGTTACCCTGATAGTTAGCTCGGGCCAGGCAACCTCGCGGCACATGAGAAGCACTGATTAATGCTGCTTCCTTCCGGACCTGACATGGTTCACAGGTTCCCATTGCGCAAGACCCAACCTTCAACACCACTTGTCAAGGGCAGACCAAACAATTACGATGCCTCAAATGAGGAATTCAACCCCGCTAGAGCGGATTGCGGGTTACAGGGCGCCGCTATCTCCCCGTCTAGCACGACAAATTTGCTACCAATAATTAGTTAGCTAAATAAAAATTATCTAGCTTAAACTCTGAAAAGAGCTCAATTACTAGTGTACCTTTTTCATCTAAAAAGTGCAAGTAGAAAAGGAGGAATTTTTTTAACGTAAGTAAACGCTCATGATTGCAGCTATAATTGTTCCAACTATACAAATACCTACTAACGTTAAGGCAATCCACACTATTTTCTTGTTCACGTTCATCTCCCCCTCACTTCACTTTTTCGCTTTTCTTTTAGTGATTATATCATGAATTAGAAAAATTAGCTTTTATTTTCAAACTTCCTCTGCCAACGATTCAATTGGCTATAGCTAGACATTAGTTGCGTCGAAACTTGTTGAAAAATGGTTCTTAGTTCTGCGTATTTATCCGTATTTTCACTAGGAAGATAAACTGCTTTGATTGGCGGCTTTTTTTCAAGAGTTAAGCTATCCAATATTCCGAGTGAGCGCATGCCGATAATTGCAGCGCCAAGACTTGATCCTTCAATTGTGTGAGGGACGCGAATTTCTCGGTTCAAAATATCAGCCAGTAATCTACACCAAGGTTCATGCGCCGAAATCCCGCCAGTTACATAAATAATATCATCTGGAGCCGAAACCGCCTCATAAACTTCCGCAAGATTAAAAGCAATTCCTTCCAAAATCGCCCTTACAAAATGTGCTTTAGTATGATTAATCGTTAGTCCAACAAAACCACCACGGATGTCGTTTGTCCAAAAAGGCGCGCGTTCTCCAAGTAAATATGGTTGGAATAATAGCCCTGCCGATCCAGGATCAACTTCATCTATGTGCGCAATAAAGTTTGCAAAATCCCGGTTGCCAATTTCATTTTCTGTTCCAAATTGATTAAGTCCCCATTCGACGACTTTTCCACCGTTATTTACCGCCCCACCAGCAATAAAGTATCCGTCACCTGCACCATAGCAAAATGTTCGTCCGCGTGAATCCACCTGAAATTCAGTTGTTAACTTCCGAACTGCTCCACTTGTCCCAACAGTGATTGTTACATCATTTCTTCCAGTTGCTTGAATTCCGATGTTTGCAAGCGCCCCATCACTACCACCAACAATAAATGGCACACTTTCAGGAATTCCCATCATCTCCGCATACTCTTCCTTAACTCCACTTAACTGGTACGTTTCCGGAACAACTTTTGGCAAAAAATCTGGCGTTAATTTCACAATTTCCATCGCTTCAAATTCCCAGTCATGTTCTGAAATGTTGTAAAGTCCAGTTCCAGACGCCAGCGATTCATCCATCACCCAAACATCAAAAAGCCGATGGAGTACATAGGATTTAATATCCACAAACTTCTCCGCGCGGCTAAATAAATTAGGTTCCGCTTCTTTTAACCAGCAAATTTTGGCAAACGGGCTCATCGGGTGTATAGGCGTCCCTGTCATCTCGTAAAGTTGAAAGAGGTAATTATCCCGTTTTACGTTTTCAAGCGCCTCACTGCTCCGTCCGTCCGCCCAAGTAATACATTCAGTTAGAAGCTCCCCACGACTCCCAACCACAATTAAACTATGCATCGCTGAACTAAAAGATATCCCGCGTAAATCTGCTTTATTGATTCCCTTCATAACACGACGGATAGACGTAATCACTGCTTCAAAGATTTCAGTTGGACTTTCTTCTGCTTTACCAGTCTCATCCGTTACTAATTCATAGTGCGCCGCTTCTCGCTTAATTACCTCACCTTGTTCATTAAAAAGTACTGCTTTCGTGCTTGAGGTTCCAATATCTACACCCATTATGTATGATTTATTCGCCAAAACATCTCACCTCGCGTCTCGTTTTCTTTTTATTATACGTCAAATGATCGAAATTTGGTGGCTCGGCTACTTCGATTTCCACAAAAAAGAAAAAGCTAGAGAAAAATCTCTAGCTTAATTTACAGCACTAAATGTCTTGATTCGGCTTTCTTCTCCTAGTACAATCAGCGTATTTTTATCAGCAAATTTAAGGACTGCTTTTGTATTTGCTTCACTTTGCGCCACACAACCTAATGTGTAATTATAACGCGGTGAATCAACATGATAGAAAACAGCCGAGCCTTTTCCTTTTACACGTTTGGAATTATATTTGACTTCCATTCCGTATGTGTATTGTTGAATTTTCATTTTTTCATCGGCTGAGCTTGAAGAAGAGCGCTCTTGCCAAGTATTGTAAGCTTTATCGTTTGTATTAGAAATCCAGTAACTGCGGTTTGTAATGGCTTTGAAGGTTAGTTTCGTTCCCGGATTGCCTTTTTGACCAAAAGCAAGTCCAGTTCGGTAAACGCCTACTGGAGTTCCAGAACTTTTTTCTGAGAAATTTGGATCAAAGCCCCATTTGCCAATATGACTAGCAAAATGGCGAACTTCATACCAATTACCCGCGCTGTTTCTTTGGAATAAATAAGTTGTCGCTGATGTGCTCTTCGGTTTTGTGGTAATGATTGCTTTTTTACTGTTCCAAAGTGCTGGGACGGTATCAGCAATGGTTGGTTTTCCGACGTTTTTAAAAGCAAGGGCGTCAATCCAACCGATATTCGTATTGCCAAGCTTCACGTAATACCATTTCGCGCCTCTAGAAGTTTTTCCTTCGCGAGTGATCATCAATGTTTTCTTGTCGTATTTCTTAGCATAACCGAGTAATTTCGAGTCTTTGCTAACATTATACATCTTGCTGCGAATACCATCGTTTCGTTTTGACTGATTTACTACCCCTTTGAGATTAACTGCTTTGTCATAAATGATTTTGTCATAAGTTGCGGCTTCGGCGTTAAAGGAGTGACCAAGTAAGCTAACCATTAATACAATAATTAAACCGCTTAGTAACTTCTTCATTATTCGCTCCTTCTTTTTGTGCTATTCCCTATAGTAAATTGCTTATTTTTTACGTTTTCTGAGCAGTAATATTCCTATAAGGATAACTATAACACCCGCTACAACAAAAATCCATTCAACGCCTTGATCGCCTGTGCCTGGAAGTTCTGACTTAGTAGTTTGTGTTTTCTTTGGATCTTCTGAAGCTTTTGTGGTCACGCTTTTGACAGCTTTGGTGTTTTCAATTTGTTTGACTTTAGTAGGGACTTTCGTAACTTCTTCATTTTCTTTTTTGGTTGGAACTGTGTAGGTTACTTCTTCACTAAAATTACCAGCAGCATCAAATGCGTAGGCGGTAATTTCTTTCGGAGTTGTTGCCCACGATGCGTAAAAATTGCCATCTTTATCCGCTTCAACGCGCCCTTCACCAAAGTTTTCGTCTTCTGGAGAGCTCATATATACACTCGCAAATGGTTTTGTCTTACCAGAGAAAATTTTAGTTTCTAGATCAAAGTTTAGGTTTGTAACAGTTAAGGTAGAGGCAGGTGCTTTTACTAAATAATTTAGTTTAACTGCCATTGTGTCGCCGTCTTTCGTATCGCCAAGCAAGGTTAATTCTTGAACGCCAGCTGTTTCCGTGCTCAATTCATCCCCTTCTGCTAAACGATAATTGGATAGTTTCGTTCCTGTATGATCACTTAGAGTTGCTGTAAAATCAGACAGCTCGATATCGCTGTTTTGTTCATAAGTGTAGACCTCTGCTGAATCTGTAATATCAATAGTTGTTTGTGGCGTTTCTGTTGTTGCGCTATCTTTTGTTACTTCTGTTGTTTTTGAATCTACTTCTGGAACTGTATTTTCAGTGGGATTAGTGACTTTTTCTTCTGAATTAGGTTGAGTGTTACCATTTTCATTCGTTTCAGCACTTGCTGCCAATGAAAATGGGGTGATTAAACAAGTTAATAAAGCTACGAAAACTAGTCCGCGGAATTTTTTCATAATAAATTCCCCTTTCTTTTTTACTTGTATTAATCATAATAAGAAATGGTCATAAAGTCAATTTTAAATTACAAATTTGTTACAAATATTAAAAATTAACTACAAAAAAAAGCTTGCTAACTTATTCATTAGCAAACCTTCTACTTATAATTCAATTGGTCGATCTAACTGATAAAGCCTTTGGTAGCGCGGTTCTGCTTCCATTAATTCGGCATGAGGACCTTCCATCAAGGTTCTTCCCTCTTCTAAAAATAAAACTCGATCCATTTTTTCTGCCCCAACTAAATGGTGCGTCACCCAAATTAACGACTTATCCGCCAGCGTTTCAAAGATTGTTGCAAGCAAATCGCGTTCTGTGATTGGATCTAGTCCAACAGTCGGCTCATCCAAAATAACTATTGGTGTATTTTGCAGTAAAATCCTAGCTAATGCAATCCGGCCACGTTCCCCGCCTGAAAAACGTTCGCCCATTTCACTCATTTGTGTATGGTATCCATCTGGCATGCTCATAATAAAATCATGCAGTTGAACTTTTTTCGCGGCTTCGTATACCTCTTCATCACTTGCATCTTGATTTCCTAAGCGAATATTATTCAACACACTCGTACTGAAAAGATGCGCTTTTTGGTTCAGCATAGATGTGAGTTCAGGGATTTGTGGTCGTAATTTTTCTACTTCGACATCATTCATCGTCACTTTTCCAGTAGTTGGTAGAAGCGCGCCTTGGACTAACTTAAGAAAAGTGGATTTTCCGGTTCCACTTCGGCCGATAATCGCAACTTTTTCACCTTGTTGTAAAGTAAAATCAAACTCATTTAAAATTTTGGGAGATTTTTCATCGTAAGCAAAAGTTAAGTTTTCTGCTTTTAAAACGACGTGTTCTTTATCAATCCGCTCCATTTCTTTTGTTTCTTCTTCAAAAGTTGGTAAGGTCGGGTCTTCCATTTTATCTAAGCGAGAAAGCGAGTCTTGGTAAAGCGATTTGTCACTAATGGCACTTGATACAGGTACAAACGCCTCAGCTAAAGCCATAATTGCTAAAACGAAAGCAGCAATGAGTGTCCCAGAAAATGCGCCATCACGTGATTCGGCAGTACTCCAGTAAACCATTGCAATCACCATAAAACCAACTACTAACTGACTGAAGAAATCACGCCAATTAACAAAATGAAATTGTTTATTTTCCGTCCGAAGCATATCCGCTTCCTCTTTTTCGTAATTCGTAATAAAGGTTTTCTCGCGACCGCTAAATTTCCAGTCGCTAATACCAAAGACAGCATCGGTGAATTTTTGATACAGCCCATTTCGTCCTTGTTTTAAATAAGCATTTTTCCCGCGAGCATATAAAAGCGACACCCATGGTAAAACAAGCACAAGTAAACCAATCAAAAGGACAAATAGCGCGGCAAACTGAATCGAAAAGACTCCAAGTGCAATAACAACTCCGGCATAAAGCACTAAACTCACAATAGCCGGTAACATCGTCGTCAAATAGAAATTTTGCAAATGTTCAATGTCGCCAGCGAGAAGTCCTAAGATATCGCCAGTTTTGTAGCGTGATTTAAGTAATAGTGCTTGAGGTTCTAATAAGCGGTACAAACGAACACGCATTTTTTCTAGAATTCGAAGTACTAAAGAATGACTCATAAGGCGTTCGACATAGCGTGACACCGAACGCATAATTCCGAAAGCGCGCACACCAACCGTCGCAATGTACACAGCCATAATTGATTCAGGCATTAAGGACGATTTTGAAATCAAATGTCCTGAAGTAAACATTAGCGCCCCAGCCGAAGCAAAAGTAAGTGTTCCAAGGAAGATAACAAGCAAGAACAAGCCGCGGTTTTCTTTAATATATGGGATAATCCAGCTACTTTTCCGCATTATACTTCCTCCAATTGGGCTTTGACTAAATCGTAATAGAAACCTTTTTTCTTAAGTAGTTCGTCGTGTGTGCCTGTCTCAACCACAGCCCCGTGGTCAAGGACGATAATCCGGTCCATTTCAAGCATCCAGTGCAAGCGATGTGTAGCAAAAAAGACCAGTCGATTTTCAAATAAATCTAGCATTGGTTTTTTAAGTTCGTATTCTGTTTCAATATCTAAGTGAGCTGTCGGTTCATCCATCAAAACAATAGGCCGATCAGTCAAGAAAGCCCGCGCAAGTGCAACACGCTGTTCCTGTCCGCCGCTTAACATTCTCCCAGCTTCCCCAACAAGCGTCGCGTAGCCATTTTCAAGTCCAGCAACTAACTGATTTAAACCAGCTGATTCCGCCGCTTTTTCAATTTCTTCTTCTGTGGCATTTGGATGGTAAAACCGAATATTTCCAGCAATTGTATCATGAAAAAGATACGGGTGTTGCGGAATATAGGTTACTTGAGTTTGCCAATCCGGCGACGAAAGTGTCGCACCAACTTGATCATTACAGCGAAATTCACCAGAAGTAGGGTTTAAAAAGCCACTTAATACATCTATCAGCGTTGATTTCCCAGCACCAGTTGCTCCAATAATCCCGATTTTCTCAAAACCATTTACCGTAAAACTAGCTTCATGCAACGACTCCGCATCACCATCGCCATGCTTTACTGTAATATTTTCAAATGAAAAGTTCGTATTTTCATCAAAAGTCGTTAGTGAAAGTGCTCGGTCTTCATGTTTTTCTTCTTTCGCACGATCAATAATACCTTGAATAACCCGTCCAGCTTCTTGTCCGTCAAGTGTCGCGTGGTAATCCGAGCCAACCTCACGCACTGGCAAAAAGTACTCTGGCGCAAGAATTAGCACACTTAACGCAATTGGCAGGTTCATATTGCCATCAATTAAACCAAGACCAAGAAATAACGCCACAAGTGCAATCGAAAGCATCGTGAAGAAATCCATCGCAAAGGACGACATAAACGCAACACGCAAGGTTTTCATCGTTGCTTTTCGGTAACGCGAACTAACCGAAGCAATTTTCCCTTCATGTTCATGGCTTAACCCCAAGTATTTCAACGTTTCTAAGCCTTTTAACGAATCGACAAAATGGTTCGACAGCACGCGATATGTCTCAAACTGCGAGTCTGCTTGTTTTTTCGCAGCCAGACCTAAAATAATCATAAATACAATTAAAATTGGCAAAGTAATCATTAAAATAAAGGCGGATGTCCAGTCTTGAAAAGCGATATAAACCCAAATCATTGCTGGAATAATCGCCATGTTCATCATTTTAGGCAAAAATAGTTCCAAATAATTCCGGAAATCTGCTACACCTTCCATCACCATCGTTACAACTTTCCCAGTTCCTTCCGCACGAGCAAAACGCGGACCAAGTGCAAACAAACTATCCAGCAACTCTTCCCGCATCGTTTTCGCTAAGTTAGAAGCATAACGGTAAACGATTTGTTTTTTCCATACATTCAAAAAGTGACGCAAGAAATAGGCCCCCGCAAAGAGACCTATTTGTATTGTGACGGTTTGAAATGGATGCTCGTGAAACAAATCTGTAATCGCACGAGAAAGCGTTATTGCCATCACGATAATCGCAGCACCTTGAATAAGCGTGAAAACTGCGAGTATCGCCATTATTTTTTTAATTCCTTTGTAGTTCCTTAAATCTTTTCCCATTAATACGTCATTTTCTCCTTACTAGAAACGCGCTTACGGAAAACATAGTAGCTCCAAATTTGGTAACCAAGCACAAACGGCAAGAGTGTAACGGCAACAATGGTCATCACACTTAGCGAATATTGCCCGGAAGCAGCATTTTCTATTGTTAAATCAAACGCACTGTTAATAGAACTGATCATCACGCGTGGGAAAAGTGCCACGAAAATCGAACCAATCGTGAAGACAATTCCAAGTCCACCGAATGTAAATGCTAAAATATCGCGATCTTTCCAGATGAATAAAGCAGATAATACGTACATTACCACTACTATCCCGATCATCAGTGGAACAAGAACAGGTCTAACTTGGAACATATCTGTATTGAAGTAAGCAAGTACAACAAAGATTAATAATACTGGTACCGTGATGAACCAAACCCGTTTCGCCATACGACGAGCACGGTCTTGAATATCATCTTCTGTACGTAATGTAATAAATAGTAATCCGTGAAGCAGGCACATTAGAGTAATCGTTAGTCCGCCCCAAACAGAAAATACAGTTATATAATCAAAGAATCCGGCATACATATCCATATCACTATTAATTGGCATACCTTGAATCAAACTAGCAAATAATACCCCAAATAGAAATGGCGGCAAAATACTACCGAAGAAAATAACCCAATCCCACGTTTTTACCCAAAGAGCAGAATCTTTTTGACCACGGAATTCAAAAGAAACACCACGGCCGATTAAGGCAAGTAATAAGAACACTAGCGGAATATAGTATCCACTAAACATCGTTGCATACCAGTTAGGGAAAGCCGCAAAAATCGCGCCCCCAGCTGTTAGTAACCAAACTTCATTTGCATCCCAGAACGGCCCAATCGTATTTACGAGTACGCGACGTTCTAGAGCATTTCTAGCCATAAAGCGTGTAGACATCCCTACACCAAAGTCAAAACCTTCAAGGAAGAAGAATCCAATGAACAAGATGGCGATTAGTAAAAACCATAACTCATTTAGTGACAATGCTAGCATCCCCCTTATCAAACGGATCTACGGAAACTTCTTCTTTTTCTGGTTTGTGTCCGTCTGGTCCTTTTTTAATTTCACGAATAAACAAGTAAACCAAGAGAATTGCTAAAATCGTATAGATTGTGGAGAACGCAATTATCGAGAATAAAATTTGTCCGGATGATACGTTTGGCGATACTGCATCAGTCGTTTTCATGTAACCGAAAACTACCCATGGTTGCCGCCCAATTTCTGTCATAATCCAACCCATTGAGTTCGCTAGGAACGGGAAGCCAATCATTGGAATCATTAAACGTAAATACCATTTTGCATTAACGAGTTTTTTCTTCCAAGCAAGTACGATACCGATTAGCGCGAACATAATCATTAGCATACCAGCGCCAACCATGATGCGGAAACTCCAAAATGCTGTTTTTACTGGTGGAATGTAATCACCCTCACCATATTTTTCTTCATATTCTTTTTGTAACGTATTCATACCTTCTACGCTACCACTTAATGTTCCGTAAGATAAGAAACTTAGCGCATATGGGACGTTGAGTTCCCAGTCGTTTTTCTTATTCTCCGGATCAATTTTGGCGAGCATTGTCCATGGGGCTGGGTCAGCTGTATCTTCCCAAATCCCTTCTGTCGCTGCCATTTTCATTGGTTGTGTTTTAACCAAGTATTGCGCTTGGGAGTGTCCACTAAACGCAACACCAAATCCACCAATAACGGCCATTACCATTGCAATTTGGAAGGATCGTTTAAAGAAAGCGACATCTTGTTTTTTGAGCATCTTATACGCACTGACGCCGGCAATGAAAAAGGCCCCAGTGGCAAATGCCCCGAATATAACGTGTGGGAACTCCACAAGTAATTGTCCATTAGTAATTAATTGTAAAAAGTCATTCATTTCTGCACGGCCGTTTTTAAATTCAAAACCTACCGGATGTTGCATAAATGAGTTTGCAGCTAAAATCCAGAAACTAGACATGATTGTTCCGATTGAAACCAGCCAAATACATGTTAAATGTAATTTTTTGCCTAGTTTATCCCAACCGAAAATCCATAGTCCGATAAAAGTAGATTCCATGAAGAATGCAAGTAGCGCTTCAATTGCAAGTGGCGCTCCAAAGACATCCCCAACAAATCTAGAGTAATCTGACCAGTTCATCCCAAACTGGAATTCTTGAATAATCCCGGTTACGACACCGACCGCAAAGTTAATCAGGAATATGTGTCCCCAAAACTTCGACATTTTTTTGTAAATTTCTTTCCCCTTCACGACATACAACGTTTCCATAAGAGCAACCATAAATACAAGTCCAATTGAAAGTGGTACAAATAAGAAATGGAAAATCGTTGTTGATGCGAATTGAAAACGGGCTAAAAATAGTTTATCCACCCTTTTCTCCTCCTTTTATGCTAAATAGTCCTGTTTTGTCCCTAGTTTCGCATCTTTCTTAAAACCTTGTGAAAAACCGCCCAAAGTGACGCGTTTAGTTGCTCTGTAATTCACAAAGCATGAT from the Listeria seeligeri serovar 1/2b str. SLCC3954 genome contains:
- a CDS encoding gluconokinase, with the translated sequence MANKSYIMGVDIGTSSTKAVLFNEQGEVIKREAAHYELVTDETGKAEESPTEIFEAVITSIRRVMKGINKADLRGISFSSAMHSLIVVGSRGELLTECITWADGRSSEALENVKRDNYLFQLYEMTGTPIHPMSPFAKICWLKEAEPNLFSRAEKFVDIKSYVLHRLFDVWVMDESLASGTGLYNISEHDWEFEAMEIVKLTPDFLPKVVPETYQLSGVKEEYAEMMGIPESVPFIVGGSDGALANIGIQATGRNDVTITVGTSGAVRKLTTEFQVDSRGRTFCYGAGDGYFIAGGAVNNGGKVVEWGLNQFGTENEIGNRDFANFIAHIDEVDPGSAGLLFQPYLLGERAPFWTNDIRGGFVGLTINHTKAHFVRAILEGIAFNLAEVYEAVSAPDDIIYVTGGISAHEPWCRLLADILNREIRVPHTIEGSSLGAAIIGMRSLGILDSLTLEKKPPIKAVYLPSENTDKYAELRTIFQQVSTQLMSSYSQLNRWQRKFENKS
- a CDS encoding Ig-like domain-containing protein — its product is MKKFRGLVFVALLTCLITPFSLAASAETNENGNTQPNSEEKVTNPTENTVPEVDSKTTEVTKDSATTETPQTTIDITDSAEVYTYEQNSDIELSDFTATLSDHTGTKLSNYRLAEGDELSTETAGVQELTLLGDTKDGDTMAVKLNYLVKAPASTLTVTNLNFDLETKIFSGKTKPFASVYMSSPEDENFGEGRVEADKDGNFYASWATTPKEITAYAFDAAGNFSEEVTYTVPTKKENEEVTKVPTKVKQIENTKAVKSVTTKASEDPKKTQTTKSELPGTGDQGVEWIFVVAGVIVILIGILLLRKRKK
- the cydB gene encoding cytochrome d ubiquinol oxidase subunit II, with the protein product MSLNELWFLLIAILFIGFFFLEGFDFGVGMSTRFMARNALERRVLVNTIGPFWDANEVWLLTAGGAIFAAFPNWYATMFSGYYIPLVFLLLALIGRGVSFEFRGQKDSALWVKTWDWVIFFGSILPPFLFGVLFASLIQGMPINSDMDMYAGFFDYITVFSVWGGLTITLMCLLHGLLFITLRTEDDIQDRARRMAKRVWFITVPVLLIFVVLAYFNTDMFQVRPVLVPLMIGIVVVMYVLSALFIWKDRDILAFTFGGLGIVFTIGSIFVALFPRVMISSINSAFDLTIENAASGQYSLSVMTIVAVTLLPFVLGYQIWSYYVFRKRVSSKEKMTY
- a CDS encoding cytochrome ubiquinol oxidase subunit I, with amino-acid sequence MDKLFLARFQFASTTIFHFLFVPLSIGLVFMVALMETLYVVKGKEIYKKMSKFWGHIFLINFAVGVVTGIIQEFQFGMNWSDYSRFVGDVFGAPLAIEALLAFFMESTFIGLWIFGWDKLGKKLHLTCIWLVSIGTIMSSFWILAANSFMQHPVGFEFKNGRAEMNDFLQLITNGQLLVEFPHVIFGAFATGAFFIAGVSAYKMLKKQDVAFFKRSFQIAMVMAVIGGFGVAFSGHSQAQYLVKTQPMKMAATEGIWEDTADPAPWTMLAKIDPENKKNDWELNVPYALSFLSYGTLSGSVEGMNTLQKEYEEKYGEGDYIPPVKTAFWSFRIMVGAGMLMIMFALIGIVLAWKKKLVNAKWYLRLMIPMIGFPFLANSMGWIMTEIGRQPWVVFGYMKTTDAVSPNVSSGQILFSIIAFSTIYTILAILLVYLFIREIKKGPDGHKPEKEEVSVDPFDKGDASIVTK
- the cydC gene encoding thiol reductant ABC exporter subunit CydC, with translation MRKSSWIIPYIKENRGLFLLVIFLGTLTFASAGALMFTSGHLISKSSLMPESIMAVYIATVGVRAFGIMRSVSRYVERLMSHSLVLRILEKMRVRLYRLLEPQALLLKSRYKTGDILGLLAGDIEHLQNFYLTTMLPAIVSLVLYAGVVIALGVFSIQFAALFVLLIGLLVLVLPWVSLLYARGKNAYLKQGRNGLYQKFTDAVFGISDWKFSGREKTFITNYEKEEADMLRTENKQFHFVNWRDFFSQLVVGFMVIAMVYWSTAESRDGAFSGTLIAAFVLAIMALAEAFVPVSSAISDKSLYQDSLSRLDKMEDPTLPTFEEETKEMERIDKEHVVLKAENLTFAYDEKSPKILNEFDFTLQQGEKVAIIGRSGTGKSTFLKLVQGALLPTTGKVTMNDVEVEKLRPQIPELTSMLNQKAHLFSTSVLNNIRLGNQDASDEEVYEAAKKVQLHDFIMSMPDGYHTQMSEMGERFSGGERGRIALARILLQNTPIVILDEPTVGLDPITERDLLATIFETLADKSLIWVTHHLVGAEKMDRVLFLEEGRTLMEGPHAELMEAEPRYQRLYQLDRPIEL
- a CDS encoding GW domain-containing glycosaminoglycan-binding protein, whose translation is MKKLLSGLIIVLMVSLLGHSFNAEAATYDKIIYDKAVNLKGVVNQSKRNDGIRSKMYNVSKDSKLLGYAKKYDKKTLMITREGKTSRGAKWYYVKLGNTNIGWIDALAFKNVGKPTIADTVPALWNSKKAIITTKPKSTSATTYLFQRNSAGNWYEVRHFASHIGKWGFDPNFSEKSSGTPVGVYRTGLAFGQKGNPGTKLTFKAITNRSYWISNTNDKAYNTWQERSSSSSADEKMKIQQYTYGMEVKYNSKRVKGKGSAVFYHVDSPRYNYTLGCVAQSEANTKAVLKFADKNTLIVLGEESRIKTFSAVN
- the cydD gene encoding thiol reductant ABC exporter subunit CydD, encoding MGKDLRNYKGIKKIMAILAVFTLIQGAAIIVMAITLSRAITDLFHEHPFQTVTIQIGLFAGAYFLRHFLNVWKKQIVYRYASNLAKTMREELLDSLFALGPRFARAEGTGKVVTMVMEGVADFRNYLELFLPKMMNMAIIPAMIWVYIAFQDWTSAFILMITLPILIVFMIILGLAAKKQADSQFETYRVLSNHFVDSLKGLETLKYLGLSHEHEGKIASVSSRYRKATMKTLRVAFMSSFAMDFFTMLSIALVALFLGLGLIDGNMNLPIALSVLILAPEYFLPVREVGSDYHATLDGQEAGRVIQGIIDRAKEEKHEDRALSLTTFDENTNFSFENITVKHGDGDAESLHEASFTVNGFEKIGIIGATGAGKSTLIDVLSGFLNPTSGEFRCNDQVGATLSSPDWQTQVTYIPQHPYLFHDTIAGNIRFYHPNATEEEIEKAAESAGLNQLVAGLENGYATLVGEAGRMLSGGQEQRVALARAFLTDRPIVLMDEPTAHLDIETEYELKKPMLDLFENRLVFFATHRLHWMLEMDRIIVLDHGAVVETGTHDELLKKKGFYYDLVKAQLEEV